The DNA segment ACCTATAAGGGGGATTCTTTTTAATGCTGTATGTGGATAATAAGTATTTAAACTTTTCACTTTTTTTAATGGGTGAAGATTACCATTTATAATAGTTCTTCTTTCAGGATATGAATCATTAGTATAACCTATTCTTTTCATTGGGCACCTCTCTTTTAAGAATAATTCATTTACTTATTCGAAATTGCCTAATCATTATTTTTCATCATATAAATAATAATTTTCCAAGTATATGGTCTAAATTTAGTTGTTACAGATAAATTTTGATATCTTATTTTTATTTCTAGTCTTCTTTGTGTTCTGCTAAGATTTTTGTCAGAAGCAATACCAAGTAGAATATAGTTTAATATAAAACTTTCATACGCTAGTTTTGAGAAAAATTCTTTATGGGTTTCTAACCACTGTTCAGTAAAGTTCCATCTATTAATATACCCAACTCTAGAATCCATGGGTACATCAGAATGATAAATTATCTTTGGATCTTCAACTTGTATTATTGTTAAATCATAGCTATTATCGACATTTAGCAACCAGTCCCAATCCTGATGCTTGATCAGTCCTTTAGTAAAAGGCGTTTCAATCAGAATGTGTTTGGGAACAAGCACGGTTGAAGTTTGAATAAATCCTATATTTTTTAATCCTTTTGTTTCAAATAAATAGTCGGAAATTGTTTTTTTACCGCTATTTTTATAATCAACATTTGGTAATTTATCATATTTTTTTTGATTTGGCTTTTTATATCTTTCTAGTGACGTAAAGCATAGAAAATCATCATCAATTGACAATTGATTTTTATTAATTAAATCCATCTGACTACTTAATTTATCACTAAACCATTCATCATCATCGTCTAACAGACCTATTAATTCTCCATTAGCTTTTTTTACACCTATATTTCTTGCTTCACTTCCACCAACTTTAGTATTTGTTTGAATCAAATTAATTTCTATATTACTCATTTTTTTAGCTTGTTCAATATATTCTCCAGTTCTAGCAGAGAATCCATCCACAACAACGACAATCTCTATATTTTTATAGTCTTGTTTAATAACGCTCTCAATTGCTCTTTTTAAAAAGAACGGTCTATCAAATGTAGGTATTACAACACTAATTAGTGGTTCATTCATTCAATTCATCCTTTAATTTTAATTCTTATTATACTAATA comes from the Carnobacterium sp. 17-4 genome and includes:
- a CDS encoding glycosyltransferase family 2 protein, which codes for MNEPLISVVIPTFDRPFFLKRAIESVIKQDYKNIEIVVVVDGFSARTGEYIEQAKKMSNIEINLIQTNTKVGGSEARNIGVKKANGELIGLLDDDDEWFSDKLSSQMDLINKNQLSIDDDFLCFTSLERYKKPNQKKYDKLPNVDYKNSGKKTISDYLFETKGLKNIGFIQTSTVLVPKHILIETPFTKGLIKHQDWDWLLNVDNSYDLTIIQVEDPKIIYHSDVPMDSRVGYINRWNFTEQWLETHKEFFSKLAYESFILNYILLGIASDKNLSRTQRRLEIKIRYQNLSVTTKFRPYTWKIIIYMMKNND